The window GAATCATCTGTCAAATTGAATCGTAAAAAATGGGCAAAAATTTGTTGAAATAATATTACTTATTATTCCAACAGATATGAAAACAATCTTTCAACATAAAAATCAAACTGTCAAACTCAGGCTTCAATAATCAGGATATTTCTTATCCGGGGCTTTATCTCATTCAGGCTTTCTCGTTCACATACATTTAAAACGAGAGGAAAGTTTGAACAAAATATAGAGTAAAGAAGTAAAAGGGAGAAAAAGCAGAAAAAAGGCTGAAGATGAGTCATGACCAGATAAACGAGTTGCCTGATAATCCAGAAAAACGTTGAAGAAAGGCCAAAAGGAAAAACTGGAAAATGAAGAGAGAAAACAGAAGAAGAACAAAAAGAGGAACAGAACCTGGAAGATATAAAATTAGATGAATTAATTGGAAGGATTTGATTTCCATAATGGTGATTTCCAGGAAGGACTTTCAGCCATTATGGAGAGAACCCTTTTTAGACCCCTTACTTCGAAGGGGTAAGAGGCACCTTTTTGCTCATAACCTTCAGTTTTTTAATTGCTGAGATCGTTGCCTGAGATTCCTTGTAAATTTTATCTTCATAATAGCTTATGATCTCATCAACAGGAGCTGCAAGGGAATAAATTTTTATCGGGCGTCCTTTTCCGGGTTTCTTTTCCGAACGTACATTGACCCAAGACTGATTCTTCATCAGCCTCATTGCAAGACTGACTTCGGGCTGCCGTAATCCGGTACTGATTTCAATTTCACGGGATGAAGCTTCGTCAACATTCATAAGATATGCCATAGTAGTGGCAACATTTCTTGACATCCCGAGGTTCCTTAACGTTTCGATAAAAATGTGGTCGTTTTCGTCCAGCACTTTTACTTCATAGTCTTTCATGATAACCCCTTCATAGTCCAATTTTTTTAATTTAACCTGTCAGTAATTTTTATAATCGAACCTGTCAGCTAAAGAATATCACGGTAATTATTATTCAGACCTTAAAAGGTAGCTTTCATAACCACCAGTTAAAACTGACCCAAACTTACAAAATATTACACCATGTGTATATTTGCATAGTGTCCTATCCCGTTTTAAAATATTAAATTCAATAAAAAGCGTTTTTTCACAATCTAGCGGATTGTTTACGTTTTAAATCCAACAATCGGTTATCAAAAACAAACGCAATATATTTTCTTAACCGATTACCGAAGAACCGTTTTGTGAGCTTGATGGAAAGAGACGTATTGGTTCAACAATTAAACCTGTATACGTATATAATTAGAAGGTTATTCATCTCCAACAATTAATAATGTACTCATACTATTTAAAGTTGTATATATTAAAAGGGAATTGAAAAACTTTCAATCACACCTGACATTAGCAAATAGAAAAAAAGAATCAAACATTAGAGGCATAATAATCCCATTATCCGGATAAAAACCTGTGGGAATCACAACAAAAATATTATAATTGTACTGATCAAAGAAATGTGATGAGGATATCCTGACAATAAAACGTCAAGGATAATTTAGAAATGTTTATAATCTCACTTTGGCGCAAATCAAACAATTATACCAAGGAGCCAGAGAAATTTGCAGGATTCTTCCCTACTTTTGAGAGATTTCTCCTTAAAGAGTTTAATCAGGGCAAAAATGGAAAAAAATAGAAAACTGGATAAAAAAACTACAAAATTGTAAAAAGCTGAAAAGCTGAAATTTCATGTAGCTATTTTCTTTCGGGTTTATTTTTCAGAGCTGATTTAGTTCACGAAATTAGGTCGTCCATCATTTGTTGATTGATATTAATCCAAAATAATCGAAATACAGTTTATGGCTATTCCTTTCCATATTTTGAGCACTGCTGTGGCCGATCTGCTGTGTGTGCGTATAAACGCAAGCAAAAGTCATGTTTGAGACTATCCCATGAAAACATCAATCAGGTATTAGTGAACGACCAAAATATTCAATTAATATAAAAACGATGCCAAATTGGACTCAGTACCAAAATCCAGTGATGAATGTAAAATTAAAAATCACTAGATTTCATAATTAGCTACAATTCTTGTGATAAAACTTTTGGATTGACGTCTTTAGATCTCGAATATTGATTTTGATTAAAGGCTGGATTCTTCTTGCGAACTCAAACTTTCAATCACGAAATGCAAAAATCACTAGATTTTAGAACAGAGTCCCAAATTGGATAAATATTTTTCGAAAAAGAGGTATTGAAGCCCTGCTACCTCTTGAATTGGCTAATAGGATGTGTTTTTAGTGGCAAGAGAAGTATGGAACAACAGAGTTGGATTTATTCTTGCAGCAATAGGTTCTTCAGTTGGCCTTGGAAACATCTGGAGGTTCAGCTACGTAGCATATGAAAACGGAGGAGGAGCTTTTCTGATCCCGTATTTTATCGCCCTTCTGACTGCAGGCATCCCTCTTATGATACTTGAGTTCGGACTTGGAAGCAAATTTCTCGGCTCAGCTCCACTTTCATTTAAAAGAGCAAAAAAAAGTTTCGAATGGATAGGCTGGTGGGGTGTAATTGCCAGCTTTATAATTACGACTTATTATTCCGTAATAGTGGGCTGGAGCCTTGTCTATCTTTTGAAAGCGTTTACTCTCGGCTGGGGCGCAGACACAGGAGCATTTTTCAATAACGAACTGTTACATGTTTCCGATTCTCCCTGGAATTTGGGGAACTTTTCCTATCCAGTCCTTATAGGGCTACTGGCTACCTGGCTGATTATCTGGGTTGTCGAAAAAAAAGGTGTGCAGGCTGGAATTGAGAGGTCAAGTAAAATCTTTATTCCCCTTCTATGGGTTCTTTTAACCGTACTCGTGCTCAGAGCAATAACCCTTGAAGGCTCAATCAATGGAATAGAGTGGTACCTGAAGCCGGACTTCAGTAAACTCACGGACATAAAGGTCTGGCAAGCAGCCTATGGACAGGCGTTTTACAGCCTGAGTCTTGGCATGGCAATAATGATTACTTATTCAAGCTATCTTCCAAAAAAGAGCGATATCGTAAATAACGCTTTCATTGTCAGCCTTGCAGACGGAGCTTTCAGTTTCACAATGGGCTTTGCGATTTTCGGGACTCTCGGTTACATGGCCTATACTAAAGGGGTCGGAATTGAAGAAGTAGTAGCCCAGAGCATAGGTCTTGCCTTTGTGGTACTGCCAGAAGCCCTCAACATGCTCCCCGGATTAAAAGCCCTTACTGCAGTTGCTTTTTTCATGTGCATCGTTATTGCAGCCCTTTCTTCCCTCATCTCCCTTGTGGAAGCGTTTGCCTCGTCAATAATGGACAAGTTTGAGATGAAAAGGGGCAGGGCAGTTGACCTCACTATCGGTTTTGGACTGTTTTTCAGCCTGATATATGCAACCAGGGCAGGGATTTACTGGCTTGATATCATAGACCACTTTATCAATACCTATGGACTGATTATAGTGGGAATCCTCGAAACCGTTGCAATAGGCTGGATCTATGGTGCAGATAAGATAAGGGAATGGATCAATACTTATTCGGATATCATGGCCGGAACCTGGTGGAATGCCTGCATAAAAGTGGTAATTCCGATTATCCTTCTGTATATTGTTTACACGGATACCCTGTCAAACCTGGCTACACCCTATGAAGGTTATGATCCTGCAGCCCTGATGATAGGAGCCGGAGTAATTGTCTTTGGAATTCTCATCTCTTTCCTTATGCCTTTTATCAATAAGGAGGTGAAATAAAATGGTGCTCTCAACAGGCAGCTTTCTGATGGCTGCTTTCGGGTTCACAATCCTTTACGGAGGGCTGGGGT is drawn from Methanosarcina lacustris Z-7289 and contains these coding sequences:
- a CDS encoding transcriptional regulator protein, which gives rise to MKDYEVKVLDENDHIFIETLRNLGMSRNVATTMAYLMNVDEASSREIEISTGLRQPEVSLAMRLMKNQSWVNVRSEKKPGKGRPIKIYSLAAPVDEIISYYEDKIYKESQATISAIKKLKVMSKKVPLTPSK
- a CDS encoding MetS family NSS transporter small subunit, which encodes MVLSTGSFLMAAFGFTILYGGLGFCLSIALRKKIP
- a CDS encoding sodium-dependent transporter: MAREVWNNRVGFILAAIGSSVGLGNIWRFSYVAYENGGGAFLIPYFIALLTAGIPLMILEFGLGSKFLGSAPLSFKRAKKSFEWIGWWGVIASFIITTYYSVIVGWSLVYLLKAFTLGWGADTGAFFNNELLHVSDSPWNLGNFSYPVLIGLLATWLIIWVVEKKGVQAGIERSSKIFIPLLWVLLTVLVLRAITLEGSINGIEWYLKPDFSKLTDIKVWQAAYGQAFYSLSLGMAIMITYSSYLPKKSDIVNNAFIVSLADGAFSFTMGFAIFGTLGYMAYTKGVGIEEVVAQSIGLAFVVLPEALNMLPGLKALTAVAFFMCIVIAALSSLISLVEAFASSIMDKFEMKRGRAVDLTIGFGLFFSLIYATRAGIYWLDIIDHFINTYGLIIVGILETVAIGWIYGADKIREWINTYSDIMAGTWWNACIKVVIPIILLYIVYTDTLSNLATPYEGYDPAALMIGAGVIVFGILISFLMPFINKEVK